One Betta splendens chromosome 8, fBetSpl5.4, whole genome shotgun sequence DNA segment encodes these proteins:
- the zgc:103625 gene encoding methyltransferase-like 26 B: MLLSPQAERNWQDLCSVLEELLESQSHRKLFALELGSGTGQHIIRFGQKMPFVTWQPSDIKKESRDSIKAYIAATNAKTVLQPVHLDASDTWDKWAGLSHSSCDVVIAINLLQYSSFKTAQGVFNGAGQILRQNGLLITYGVYAMNGTITPSCNAQLDAELRKLNPEWGLPDIDVLRQLAYSNGMRLERMIEMEEYYKCLIFRKL; the protein is encoded by the exons ATGCTGCTGTCTCCCCAGGCAGAGAGGAACTGGCAGGACCTGTGCTCTGTGCTTGAAGAGTTGTTGGAGAGCCAGTCCCACAGGAAGCTGTTTGCCTTAGAACTGGGCTCTGGAACGGGACAGCACATCATTCGCTTCGGCCAGAAGATGCCCTTTGTTACATGGCAGCCATCAGACATCAAAAAGGAGTCTCGGGACAG TATCAAAGCATACATCGCCGCAACCAATGCGAAGAcagtgctgcagcctgtccACCTGGATGCCAGTGACACGTGGGATAAGTGGGCGGGCCTGTCTCACAGCTCCTGCGATGTAGTGATAGCCATTAACTTACTGCAGTACAGCTCGTTCAAAACAGCACAG GGTGTTTTCAATGGAGCAGGTCAGATCCTCAGACAAAACGGCCTTCTGATTACGTATGGG GTATACGCTATGAATGGCACCATTACACCAAGTTGCAATGCACAACTGGACGCAGAACTTCGAAAATT GAATCCAGAGTGGGGCCTTCCAGACATTGATGTACTGAGACAACTGGCCTATAGCAACGGGATGCGTCTGGAGAGGATG aTTGAGATGGAGGAATACTACAAATGCCTCATCTTcagaaaactttaa
- the mrpl12 gene encoding 39S ribosomal protein L12, mitochondrial encodes MYCTTRCLRTALRAAATTHRKQLQRQTPALCALRLLQTTSSARTDVIATPALDGAPKQYSPKIQQLVNDIASLTLLEVSDLNELLKKTLNIQDVGMMPMGAMAASAAPVAQAVEEEEDVPVKKEQTHFTVKLTEVKAAEKVKLIKEVKNCIQGLNLVQAKKLVESLPQEIRANVSKDEAEKLKAALEAAGGTVVLE; translated from the exons ATGTACTGCACCACACGTTGCCTGCGGACCGCGCTGCGGGCGGCAGCGACCACTCACCG gaaACAGCTCCAGCGGCAGACACCAGCCTTGTGTGCACTCAGACTTCTGCAGACGACTTCATCGGCGCGCACCGATGTCATTGCCACCCCTGCATTAGATGGTGCACCCAAACAGTATTCCCCCAAAATCCAGCAGCTCGTCAATGACATAGCCAGCCTCACTTTGTTAGAAGTGTCAGACCTCAATGAGCTGCTAAAG AAAACTTTAAACATTCAGGATGTTGGAATGATGCCAATGGGGGCGATGGCGGCATCAGCTGCACCAGTGGCTCAG gctgtggaagaggaggaggatgtgccGGTTAAGAAAGAGCAGACCCACTTCACGGTCAAACTGACAGAAGTAAAGGCTGCTGAGAAAGTGAAGCTAATAAAGGAAGTCAAGAACTGCATCCAAGGCTTGAATCTGGTTCAG GCTAAGAAACTAGTGGAGTCTCTTCCTCAGGAAATCCGGGCCAATGTGTCCAAAGATGAGGCTGAGAAACTGAAGGCAGCGCTGGAGGCAGCAGGCGGCACCGTGGTTTTAGAGTAG